In a genomic window of Lathamus discolor isolate bLatDis1 chromosome 4, bLatDis1.hap1, whole genome shotgun sequence:
- the ZMYM2 gene encoding zinc finger MYM-type protein 2 isoform X7 produces MDASPLGGLELSEHTPGLLGNTTMAAGLANVGNTFGGPPSSLVSRPNKFQSSPVEDDDDVVFIEPVQLPQNSTSLIADQRNAAFTSSKNEELQGNDCKMLSPPKDLNSQKGSVSETIIIDDEEDIETNRGQEKNASSFNERRLPECKNRTNDMEFSPSSFSRSKTKTGVGPFNPGRMNVAGDVFQNGESVTHHNPDSWISQSASFPRNQKQPGVDSLSPVASLPKQIFQPSAQQQPSKQVKVTCANCKKPLQKGQTAYQRKGSAHLFCSTTCLSSFSHKPTPKKLCVMCRKDITTMKGTIVAQVDSSESFQEFCSTSCLSFYEDKQNPSKGALNKSRCTICGKLTEV; encoded by the exons ATGGACGCGAGTCCTCTGGGAGGATTAGAACTTTCTGAACATACTCCTGGTCTCCTAGGGAATACCACCATGGCAGCAGGTCTTGCAAATGTAGGAAATACATTTGGAGGCCCACCAAGTTCTTTAGTTTCTAGGCCTAATAAATTTCAAAGCTCACCTGtagaagatgatgatgatgtagTTTTTATTGAACCTGTACAGCTTCCGCAAAACTCTACGTCACTGATAGCAGATCAAAGGAATGCTGCTTTTACATCATCAAAAAATGAAGAACTTCAGGGGAATGATTGCAAAATGCTTTCTCCTCCAAAAGATTTAAATTCTCAAAAGGGGAGTGTAAGTGAAACTATTATTATTGATGATGAAGAAGACATTGAAACAAATCGAGGACAAGAGAAGAATGCTTCcagttttaatgaaagaagACTTCCAGAGTGTAAAAATAGAACCAACGATATGGAATTCTCACCTTCCAGTTTTTCAAGAAGTAAG ACCAAGACTGGTGTAGGACCTTTCAATCCTGGTAGAATGAACGTGGCTGGAGATGTATTTCAAAATGGAGAATCTGTGACTCATCATAATCCAG attCTTGGATATCCCAGTCAGCTTCCTTCCCTAGGAATCAGAAGCAGCCAGGTGTGGATTCATTGTCACCTGTAGCATCACTTCCTAAACAGATTTTCCAGccttctgcccagcagcagccttctAAGCAGGTTAAAGTCACATGTGCAAACTGCAAAAAGCCTTTACAAAAGGGACAGACTGCATATCAGCGAAAAGGATCAGCTCACCTTTTTTGTTCTACTACCTGCCTCTCATCTTTCTCACACAAACCGACTCCAAAGAAACTTTGTGTTATGTGCAGAAa agaTATAACAACAATGAAAGGCACCATTGTTGCGCAAGTTGATTCAAGTGAGTCTTTCCAGGAGTTTTGCAGTACATCATGTTTATCCTTCTATGAAGATAAACAGAATCCCTCAAAAGGAGCTTTGAATAAATCACGTTGCACTATCTGTGGTAAACTAACTGAGGTCTGA